In the Borrelia turicatae 91E135 genome, one interval contains:
- a CDS encoding Vsp/OspC family lipoprotein, with the protein MKRITLSALLMTLFLLLSCNNSATTPKEGQAAKPDGTILDLATITKNITDAVAFAKSVKDVHTLVKSIDELAKAIGKKIGANGLETDADKNAKLISGAYSVISAVDTKLASLEKKVGISDDLKGKITTVKNASTSFLTKAKSKTADLGKDDVKDADAKTAIDIADTGAKDKGAEELIKLNTAIDALLTSAEAAVTAAINALSTPAKSASTVQSN; encoded by the coding sequence ATGAAAAGAATTACTTTAAGTGCGTTATTAATGACTTTATTTTTACTCTTATCTTGTAATAATTCAGCTACTACTCCTAAAGAAGGGCAAGCTGCTAAGCCTGATGGCACAATCCTTGACCTAGCTACAATAACTAAAAACATTACCGATGCTGTTGCTTTTGCTAAGAGTGTTAAAGACGTTCATACTTTAGTTAAATCCATTGATGAGCTTGCTAAAGCTATCGGGAAAAAAATTGGTGCCAATGGTCTTGAAACTGATGCTGATAAGAATGCAAAATTAATTTCAGGAGCATATAGTGTAATATCAGCTGTAGATACTAAATTAGCATCATTAGAAAAAAAAGTTGGAATTTCTGATGACTTAAAGGGAAAAATTACTACTGTTAAGAATGCAAGTACATCCTTTTTAACCAAGGCTAAATCAAAGACAGCTGATCTTGGTAAAGATGATGTTAAGGATGCTGATGCGAAGACAGCTATAGATATAGCAGATACTGGAGCCAAGGATAAAGGCGCGGAAGAGCTTATTAAACTCAATACAGCAATTGATGCTTTGTTAACTTCTGCTGAAGCTGCAGTAACAGCTGCAATAAATGCGCTTTCAACTCCTGCTAAGTCAGCATCTACTGTTCAATCTAACTAA
- a CDS encoding variable large family protein, with product MLFVFTSFGYVVSDAFGIKAATKKSDIEHYL from the coding sequence TTGTTATTTGTTTTTACTTCTTTTGGTTATGTTGTGTCTGATGCTTTTGGTATTAAGGCTGCTACTAAAAAGAGCGATATTGAACATTATTTATAG
- a CDS encoding variable large family protein — MTLFLLLSCGSGSAKVEDPKTLFLTSIANLGKGFLDVFTSLSDMVAGAFGIKAETKKSDIGQYFTDIETTINTVKKKLQEEVATNGNYLKIKGVVDTFITNTLDKIAEGAKTAAKGATTDVVIGNAKQNEDAVPGETASVNALVKGIKTIVDVVLKDNEGNPDATKTADTEKKSVGNLLAKGSANDGTEAQAAAASASIGAITGADILKAIAKSEKATANKDINVVNNAAEIAIAKNDSATKTLDAAQKDAVIAAGIALRAMAKDGKFAAKQNEEKSAHAVNGAVASSVGKTLSTLIIAIRNTVDTGLKTISDALATVTQEDKSADSTTPADATAIGQQQ, encoded by the coding sequence ATGACTTTATTTTTACTTCTTAGCTGTGGCAGTGGGAGTGCTAAGGTGGAAGATCCTAAAACCTTATTCTTAACTTCTATTGCTAATTTAGGTAAAGGCTTCTTAGATGTTTTTACTTCACTTTCTGATATGGTTGCTGGGGCTTTTGGCATTAAAGCTGAGACTAAGAAGTCTGACATTGGTCAGTACTTCACTGATATTGAAACTACTATAAACACAGTTAAAAAGAAGTTACAAGAGGAAGTTGCTACGAATGGTAACTATCTAAAGATAAAGGGAGTAGTTGATACATTTATCACTAACACATTAGATAAAATAGCAGAAGGGGCTAAAACAGCAGCTAAAGGGGCTACTACTGATGTTGTTATTGGTAATGCTAAACAAAATGAGGATGCTGTACCTGGAGAAACAGCAAGTGTAAATGCTCTTGTTAAAGGAATTAAAACTATTGTTGACGTAGTTTTAAAAGATAATGAAGGAAATCCAGATGCTACTAAAACCGCAGATACTGAAAAAAAGTCAGTTGGTAATTTGCTTGCTAAAGGAAGTGCTAATGATGGAACAGAAGCACAAGCTGCTGCAGCTAGTGCTTCAATCGGAGCTATAACTGGCGCTGACATTCTAAAAGCTATTGCTAAGTCTGAGAAAGCTACTGCAAATAAAGATATTAATGTAGTAAATAATGCGGCAGAGATTGCGATTGCTAAAAATGATAGTGCTACTAAAACTCTTGATGCAGCACAAAAGGACGCAGTTATTGCAGCAGGGATAGCATTGCGAGCAATGGCTAAGGATGGTAAATTTGCTGCTAAACAAAATGAAGAGAAATCTGCTCATGCAGTTAATGGTGCTGTTGCTAGTTCTGTTGGTAAGACTTTAAGTACTCTTATTATTGCTATTAGAAATACTGTTGATACTGGTTTAAAAACGATAAGTGATGCTCTTGCTACAGTTACACAAGAAGATAAATCTGCAGATTCTACTACACCTGCAGATGCAACAGCTATTGGACAGCAACAATAA
- the bdr gene encoding Bdr family repetitive protein — translation MGLAQPVVTQQMVIAELTKAGINRDIAIDLSYRYYRNELTYKDIEFLKENFDIKLEKVEALLQAEIQRVETTLKSDIKDLDNKFDTKFNELDNKINTVENNLNIKIEKVEALLQAEIKSVKTELDNKIDTKFNELDTKIDTVENNLNNKIDNVRSELKSDIKDLDNKIDNVRNEVSLVRKDMEINRMELDNKLDKTASEFKSTSRLHNWMFGTLITLNIGIFLALISLLVK, via the coding sequence ATGGGACTTGCTCAACCAGTAGTTACTCAACAAATGGTTATAGCAGAACTTACCAAGGCTGGTATTAATAGAGATATTGCTATTGATCTGTCTTACAGATATTATCGTAATGAACTGACTTATAAAGATATTGAATTCTTAAAAGAAAACTTTGATATAAAGCTTGAAAAAGTTGAAGCTCTTTTACAAGCTGAGATTCAAAGGGTTGAGACAACATTAAAATCCGATATTAAAGACCTGGATAATAAATTCGATACTAAATTCAATGAACTTGATAACAAGATTAATACTGTTGAGAATAATCTTAACATCAAGATTGAAAAAGTTGAAGCTCTTTTACAAGCTGAGATTAAATCTGTCAAGACTGAACTTGATAATAAAATAGATACTAAATTCAATGAACTCGATACCAAAATAGATACAGTTGAGAATAATCTTAATAATAAGATTGATAACGTTAGAAGTGAATTAAAATCCGATATTAAAGACCTGGATAATAAGATTGATAATGTTAGAAATGAGGTTTCTCTTGTTCGAAAAGATATGGAAATTAACAGAATGGAGCTTGATAATAAACTTGATAAAACTGCATCAGAATTTAAAAGTACATCAAGACTACATAATTGGATGTTTGGAACTCTAATTACCCTTAATATAGGAATATTTTTAGCATTAATATCATTATTAGTAAAGTAA
- a CDS encoding variable large family protein — MYCFYLVLLLNNNFYFLFLLLSCGSGSAKVEDPKTTFLNSIANLGKGFLDVFTSFSDMVAGAFGIKADTKKSDIGQYFTDIEKTMTSVKKKLRDEVVTNGNYSKLKSVVDTFITNTLDKIAEGAKEAAKGATGDAAIGGATKDGQDPAPAEVASVNSLVKGIKDIVGVVLKKGEGDASATKTGNTEQKSIGKLLGKKDDGTEAHAAAASASIGAVTGADILQAIAKSDAVSDDPKIENAKNAADIAAAKADANGKDFGDGQKDAVIAAGIALRAMAKDGKFASKQNEDKSAHAVNGAAASAVGKTLSTLIIAIRNTVDSGLQTINAVLATVTQEDKSAEATTPADATASGQ; from the coding sequence ATGTATTGTTTTTATCTTGTTTTATTACTTAATAATAACTTCTATTTTTTATTTTTACTTCTTAGCTGTGGCAGTGGGAGTGCTAAGGTGGAAGATCCTAAAACCACATTCTTAAACTCTATTGCTAATTTGGGTAAAGGTTTCTTAGATGTTTTTACTTCCTTTTCTGATATGGTTGCTGGCGCTTTTGGTATTAAAGCTGACACTAAGAAATCTGATATTGGTCAGTATTTCACTGATATTGAAAAGACTATGACATCTGTTAAAAAGAAATTACGAGATGAAGTTGTTACGAATGGGAATTACTCAAAACTTAAATCTGTTGTTGATACATTTATCACTAACACATTAGACAAGATTGCAGAAGGAGCTAAAGAAGCGGCTAAAGGGGCTACTGGTGATGCTGCTATTGGTGGTGCTACTAAAGATGGTCAAGATCCTGCACCTGCAGAGGTTGCAAGTGTCAACTCCCTTGTTAAAGGAATTAAAGATATAGTTGGTGTGGTTCTAAAAAAGGGTGAAGGAGATGCAAGCGCTACTAAGACTGGTAACACAGAGCAAAAATCAATTGGTAAGTTGCTTGGTAAAAAGGATGATGGGACAGAAGCACATGCTGCTGCTGCTAGTGCATCAATAGGAGCAGTAACTGGTGCTGATATTTTACAAGCTATTGCTAAGTCTGATGCAGTTTCTGATGATCCTAAAATTGAAAACGCGAAAAATGCTGCTGACATTGCTGCTGCTAAGGCTGATGCTAATGGTAAAGATTTTGGAGATGGGCAGAAAGATGCAGTTATTGCTGCTGGTATTGCTTTAAGAGCCATGGCTAAGGATGGTAAGTTTGCTTCTAAGCAAAATGAAGATAAATCCGCTCATGCAGTGAATGGAGCAGCTGCTAGTGCTGTTGGTAAGACTTTAAGTACTCTAATAATAGCAATAAGAAATACTGTTGATAGTGGATTGCAAACAATAAATGCAGTTCTTGCTACGGTTACACAAGAAGATAAGTCTGCAGAAGCTACTACACCTGCAGACGCAACAGCTAGTGGACAGTAA